TTTCTTGACAGAGCCCCTTCTTTTCTATAGAAACGACCCTCAATGAGAAGCCAACCTGCAATAAAAAGGGAACCGTGATGACCGATAGCCCGGAAGTGTTGAAGCGCCGATTGATAGAGATCATTCTGGAACGTTCCTTTCAGTTCAATGAGGAGCCGACCTTCCGGCTTGTTTCGGGAAAGAAGAGCCGATACTATTTCAACTGCAAGGCGACGACCCTCCACCCGGAAGGAATGGTTCTGATCGGGCGGATCGGGTTTGAACGGATTCGGGAGCTTGTCCCCCGGGGAGTCGGCGGACTGACCCTTGGCGCCGACCCTTTGGCCTATGCCGTGAGTTTTCATTCGGCTCTGGCCGGGGCGCCGATCGAGACCTTCATCGTTCGGAAGGAGGCGAAGAAGCACGGCCTCATGCGGAAGATCGAGGGGAACGTCCGGAAGGGGGACCGCGTCGTCGTGGTGGATGATGTCGTCACGACGGGGGGGTCGACCCTGCAGGCCGTTGAGGCTGCACAGTCGGCGGGATTCGATGTCGTCCGGATCCTCACCCTTGTTGACCGCCAGGAAGGGGGGCGGGAGAATATCGAAAAGACCGGGATACCCTTTGAAGCGATCCTGACCCGGGATGAGGTGATGGAGGTGTATCGCGGCCGATAACGGTTGCAAGAAAAGTCCGCCTAATGCACTTATCAGATTTTGAGCTCATTCGTTTTGCCACAGCCAAATGTCCAAAATTTTCCTCTTTTATATCCTTACGGTTCTGACCCGGAGCCCCCTGCTGGCGCTTCTCGTCATTGTGGCGCTCTATTTCTTTCTCGACCGGCGTTTTGTGGGGCTGCTCCCTGATTTCTCCGCCCTCTTCCGAACGCGCCGGGAGATTGCCCGGCTGAAACAGGAGGTGATGCTCAATCCCCATAATGCGGAGGCCTTGAGTGATCTGGGGCGATACCTTGTGCAAACAGGGAAAGACCGTGAGGGGGTGTCGTTTCTTGAACGGGCGTTGCCCCGGATGGGAGAGATCAGCGAGACACGTTTCTATCTCGGTCTGGGTTACCTCCACCTCGGACAGATGGAAAAAGCGGAAGAGCATTTACGGGCCGTACTGCAAATCGACCCTCGTTACGGCTATGGGGAGGCATGGTTGCGAATGGGAGACCTCAAGGTTCTGGAA
This sequence is a window from Deltaproteobacteria bacterium. Protein-coding genes within it:
- a CDS encoding tetratricopeptide repeat protein, whose amino-acid sequence is MSKIFLFYILTVLTRSPLLALLVIVALYFFLDRRFVGLLPDFSALFRTRREIARLKQEVMLNPHNAEALSDLGRYLVQTGKDREGVSFLERALPRMGEISETRFYLGLGYLHLGQMEKAEEHLRAVLQIDPRYGYGEAWLRMGDLKVLEKDLAGALESYQAFVGIHTSSSEGFYKMGEVCQRLDDREKAKEYYSKSMNAMRGSPPHKKRIDRPWFWKARMKLMQGI
- the pyrE gene encoding orotate phosphoribosyltransferase, translated to MLKRRLIEIILERSFQFNEEPTFRLVSGKKSRYYFNCKATTLHPEGMVLIGRIGFERIRELVPRGVGGLTLGADPLAYAVSFHSALAGAPIETFIVRKEAKKHGLMRKIEGNVRKGDRVVVVDDVVTTGGSTLQAVEAAQSAGFDVVRILTLVDRQEGGRENIEKTGIPFEAILTRDEVMEVYRGR